The following proteins are encoded in a genomic region of Chelmon rostratus isolate fCheRos1 chromosome 3, fCheRos1.pri, whole genome shotgun sequence:
- the LOC121603791 gene encoding calcium homeostasis modulator protein 1, producing the protein MDKFRMMFQFLQSNQESFMNGICGIMALASAQMYSAFEFNCPCMPEYNYTYGIGLLIIPPIWFFMLGFVLNNNVSVLAEEWKRPTGRRRKDPSILRYMFCSITQRSLIAPAVWVSVTLMDGKSFICAFSINLDIDRFGNYSLMTGMSEAEKIKLLARIPCKELFEHQEIRVAASRYIKCISQACGWMLLLIMTFTAFLIRAIRPCFTQAAFLKTKYWSHYIDIERKMFDETCKEHAKSFAKICIHEYFENISGEMRSMHRRHSSKDESGDEDEDSKRSDEEKLLGIRAQEDMNKVLWNWHTCKPALALRKNQTDGENNGRLNGEANGAANGVVKGHTHDVEKKEWAVYYNWRTEAAREG; encoded by the exons ATGGATAAGTTTCGTATGATGTTCCAGTTCCTCCAGTCCAACCAGGAATCCTTTATGAATGGGATCTGTGGTATCATGGCACTAGCTAGTGCACAGATGTACTCCGCCTTTGAGTTTAACTGCCCCTGTATGCCAGAATACAACTACACCTACGGGATCGGGCTGCTTATCATTCCACCGATATGGTTCTTCATGTTGGGTTTTGTATTGAACAATAATGTGTCGGTGCTCGCAGAGGAGTGGAAAAGACCCACAGGGAGACGGAGGAAGGACCCATCAATCCTTCGCTACATGTTTTGTTCAATCACACAGAGATCCTTGATAGCACCTGCGGTATGGGTGTCTGTCACGCTCATGGATGGGAAGAGCTTCATCTGTGCTTTCAGCATCAACTTGGACATTGACAGGTTTGGGAACTACAGCCTGATGACTGGGATGTCAGAGGCCGAGAAGATAAAACTGCTGGCAAGGATTCCATGCAAAGAACTGTTCGAGCACCAGGAAATAAGAGTGGCGGCGTCACGATACATCAAGTGTATCTCACAG GCATGTGGATGGATGCTTTTGCTCATCATGACCTTCACGGCCTTCCTGATCCGAGCTATTCGACCATGCTTCACTCAAGCCGCCTTCCTCAAGACCAAGTACTGGTCTCACTACATCGACATCGAGCGCAAGATGTTCGACGAGACCTGCAAGGAGCACGCCAAGAGTTTCGCCAAGATTTGCATCCACGAGTACTTCGAGAACATCAGCGGGGAGATGCGCAGCATGCACCGGCGTCACTCCAGCAAGGACGAGAGCGGCGATGAGGACGAAGACAGCAAGAGGAGCGATGAAGAGAAGCTGCTGGGCATCAGGGCCCAGGAGGacatgaataaagttttatggAACTGGCACACCTGTAAGCCGGCTCTGGCTCTCAGAAAGAACCAAACAGATGGTGAAAACAATGGGAGACTGAATGGAGAGGCCAACGGAGCAGCAAATGGCGTCGTGAAGGGACACACCCATGACGTGGAGAAAAAGGAGTGGGCAGTGTATTACA ATTGGAGGACGGAGGCAGCGAGGGAgggctga
- the LOC121604150 gene encoding inositol 1,4,5-trisphosphate receptor-interacting protein — protein sequence MQDILRVFVVALSLLTCPRDDPGVEEWDDITMVAVQKHEERLLRGDQLDHKMAPVSEEMTQAEKNVPRDDVKNVLKEQNLPDQHDAEKEQKPVLEEVTVTKQYSEEDRADRLQDSRSAHETVLKTSLVDQEQKSKDSQTDGSFRDPSGPQGQQEQEEESPLSHLHTKTSENETSEAAIADWERDYLWYMWNAFSIISMIRVFRNCFRRTSQIKQEETRPFPVVCTAAEVSLPDSDTLQRFHSKCVQVASDKKWREFLEGFASDLLDAMRTVCDRNGGMVIEDFQMVDVCDIIVPFSPPDPYRFQCLLWNNQASDLLPYMQVCGQIKLVENKVQNGCQCQSPDADDMVCLLHCDTEKAQVRVTEVCDGPLCVKNSPFLSKSQVTRWFQSTIKQAWALISHKYEFELSIRYIDAPGAVVVRFRSGKKVRFSMNPVVKYNADAHFFVTPCSPNSLDAFWTFSLTSYEDRFIEHISKRLPENSCHRQTLEIACFLHKRQTALSGSCDLKDFHFKTALMHLLLTKDPSQWKPSFVARRLRDLLDFMEKSLEKKMLRHVLIGNPLARKVIELPAEFTQAEPVNLFHPLVVHSCIYRNSVMHFQEMLRNAHMLIHDYTD from the coding sequence ATGCAAGATATCCTGCGAGTGTTTGTGGTGGCGCTGAGTCTTCTTACGTGTCCGAGGGATGACCCCGGGGTTGAGGAATGGGATGATATCACCATGGTGGCCGTGCAAAAGCATGAAGAGAGGCTGCTGAGAGGAGATCAACTGGACCACAAAATGGCACCTGTTAGTGAGGAAATGACACAAGCTGAGAAGAACGTGCCTCGGGATGACGTGAAAAACGTTCTCAAGGAGCAAAATCTGCCTGACCAGCATGATgctgaaaaagagcaaaagccAGTCTTAGAAGAGGTGACTGTCACCAAACAATATTCAGAAGAAGACAGGGCTGATCGGCTACAAGACTCCAGAAGTGCACATGAGACTGTTCTGAAGACTTCACTAGTTGACCAGGAGCAAAAGAGCAAAGATAGCCAGACCGATGGCTCTTTTAGAGACCCAAGTGGACCGCAGGGGCAACaagaacaggaggaagagtCACCCCTGTCACATCTTCACACCAAGACATCAGAAAATGAAACTTCAGAGGCAGCCATCGCCGACTGGGAGCGTGATTACCTCTGGTACATGTGGAACGCCTTCTCCATCATTTCCATGATCCGCGTGTTTAGGAACTGCTTCCGGAGAACCTCACAAATCAAACAAGAAGAAACCAGGCCCTTCCCGGTGgtctgcactgctgctgaagTGTCGCTGCCAGACAGTGACACTCTGCAGCGATTTCATTCTAAATGTGTTCAAGTCGCATCCGATAAGAAGTGGAGGGAGTTCTTGGAGGGGTTTGCAAGTGATCTATTGGATGCCATGAGGACCGTCTGTGATAGAAATGGCGGCATGGTGATTGAGGACTTTCAGATGGTGGATGTGTGCGATATCATCGTCCCCTTCAGCCCACCTGATCCGTATCGTTTTCAGTGTCTGCTCTGGAACAACCAGGCGAGTGATCTGCTGCCATACATGCAGGTCTGTGGTCAAATAAAGCTGGTGGAAAATAAAGTCCAGAACGGCTGCCAATGTCAGTCTCCTGATGCGGATGATATGGTCTGCCTGCTGCACTGTGACACTGAGAAAGCACAGGTGAGAGTGACTGAGGTTTGTGATGGCCCTCTCTGCGTGAAGAACTCTCCATTCCTGTCAAAATCACAGGTTACCAGGTGGTTTCAGAGCACCATCAAACAAGCATGGGCACTCATTTCACACAAGTATGAGTTTGAACTGAGCATTCGCTACATTGATGCTCCAGGTGCTGTAGTAGTTCGATTCAGATCAGGGAAGAAGGTCCGCTTCAGCATGAATCCCGTGGTTAAATACAACGCTGATGCTCATTTCTTCGTTACTCCCTGCTCCCCAAACAGTTTAGATGCTTTCTGGACGTTCTCCCTGACCAGCTACGAAGATCGTTTCATAGAGCACATTTCTAAACGCCTGCCTGAAAACTCATGCCACAGACAAACACTTGAAATTGCATGTTTCCTTCACAAGCGACAGACGGCACTGTCAGGGAGTTGTGACCTCAaggattttcattttaaaacgGCACTAATGCATCTGCTTTTGACCAAAGACCCATCACAGTGGAAACCCAGCTTCGTGGCTCGTCGGCTACGAGACTTGCTGGACTTCATGGAGAAAAGCCTTGAGAAAAAGATGCTGCGCCACGTTCTCATCGGGAACCCTTTAGCTCGGAAGGTTATTGAACTCCCTGCTGAATTCACTCAAGCAGAGCCTGTGAATCTCTTCCATCCCCTTGTGGTTCACAGCTGTATCTACAGAAATTCTGTGATGCATTTCCAGGAAATGCTTagaaatgcacacatgctgatACATGATTACACTGATTAG